The genomic region AGTCAGTAGAACAAAATTCAACCGTTCAACAGAAAGCAATGGATATTCTACGAGAGGGTGATCCTGTTGGATACCTCAAGAAAGAGTATGGGAAGATCCACGTTGGAGATGAAGATCTCGGCGAATTATTATTGATGACGGTTGGTTGCCAACTTTGTTCAAATACCGAAGGGCTTCAACCTGACCTATCTGGTGAAAGTGGTAAGGGAAAAAGTGATGCCTGCAAAGCGGTGGGTCACTTATTACCGCCAGAGTATTTCATCACAGGTAGCAATTCAACAATGGCACTCTTCCACCGTGAGGATATACCGGAGGGTGCCGTTATCTTTCTTGATGATGTAGAGAAGTTCGGAGATCGTGAGGAACAGTTGATTAAGACAATAACTTCACAGTATCAGTTGCCATATGTGCATACCTATACCGATATGAAAAAGACTGGTGCAAAGAAATCACAGACGGTTTCAATACGTCCGAGATTTACTTTTTGGATTACTAGTGTGAGTTCTTCATTTGACCCACAGATTCTCAATCGTTATATGAAGATGCAGGTCGATGAAGGAGCAGAGCAGGATATGGCAGTATTCCAGAAACAGAGAGAATATGCCAAATCAGGAATTAACCGCTTTGCAATAACACCCGATGTAGAAGTAGCACGCCAGATGTTAAGGCATCTCAAAAAACTATCCCTCTGCAATGTGTCAATAACGTATATTGATCTCATCGAATGGAAAGGCAAAGAAAACAGACGGAACTATCCTATGTTTCTTGATCTCATTCGGGCGTCTGCGGCATTCAATCAGTATCAACGCCATAGTCTACCTGATGGGTCTATTGTTGCCGATTTAAATGATTATGACAGGGCTGTAAGACTCTGGAGTAAAATTGAGAGAGCACAAACCACAGGTCTCACAAACAAAGAACAGTTGGTGTTATCAGCCATCATTGGAAGTGGGAGCGTTGGTTTAACTCAATCTGAAATATCGGAGATCTGTTTCATCGATAAAGGTACTGTATCAAAAGCCATTCATGGAATCAAGCAGGGTAATGGCACTTACAAAGGTGGGCTGATGAATGTACTAAAGGGTGGGCTTTCATACAACGAGTCTAAGAAAACATACTCTTGTGTAGGTCTTACAATGGGTGGAGAGAACATCGTCTCGTTGTCAAACCGTGAAGAGGCACAGGCTATGGTTGATAGTTGCACAAAGTTGCATGCAGTTGCAAACCCGATGCAACCTATTTTATCGACGTGAAATTAGTAAAAGTTGCAGAGTTGTATATTTTTAAGAATGTCAATGAGCAGTATCTGTGCTTTCGTATGAGAACATTGAGGGGGTAAAAACTATTCTCATTTAGTTAAGTATATTGGAGTAGGGGGTAATCTATGAAATTACTAACATATTTTGGTGAAAAATGGCCGAAAAAATATATTGCCCCCATTGTAAAGAGGAAATCATTGGTGCAACAAGGGACGTACAAAAATGTCCTCTATGTGAGGGCAAAATTGAACGGTTTACATTAGATTCATTTGCGGAAAAAAATATACATCTATTCGAAATAATTGGTATTTTCGGTGCTCTCGCCATTTTACTACCAACGATTATTCAAGGATTAAAAGACATTTTGAAGCATGATCCAACCGATCTTCAAAATTTCTCTTTAATGGTCACTCTCCTTCTGTGTTCGATGATTATTTTTATTTTTTGGATGGGTGTTCTTGCAAAAATCAGTGACCAAAGAAAGTTATCTCCTGTAAGAAAATTTTTATCAATTCGTGGAGAAAAAAATGCGTCGATAAGACATGGAGATGAACAATTTTATTTATTCATCATTTTCTTTATTCCACTGTTTTTTGTTTTAATGAATTTCCTTTTTACACTTACCTTAAATCTAGTGTTTGTTATTACAATTCCAATAGCTGGATTAGGGGTGATGAGTATGATATTTGATCATTTAAGTAAAAATCCGGAATAACGGCTCATTTTTTTAATCGTTAACCAATGTGTTCAAAAAATGCAACAATTACAAAATTCTCAAAGTTTTATCGTCATAAAAACTCTTTAAAATTTAGTTGCAATGCCCCTGCAACATCAATGCAACTAATGCAACTACGCGGCCCTCACAGGGCGAAAACTCATAACTATCAACCTTGAAATATGGCTATAAAGCCATGTTCTCTTTTAAAAAATTCATACGCATTAAATATAATAAAATGGCGAGTTTATATACTCCAATACGCATTCACATCTGATGCTGATACAAGGTTCATTTTACTATATTAAATTAGAAGTTAAATCAGCAATGCCTTGTTGCATGTAGGATTTATCGAAAAAAGGTAGACGTATCATTTTGCATTTTAGTTTAATGTTGTAGAAAGGTTTACTTTCAATTTTGTATAATTATATTAATTCTGTTTTTATCTGCAACACGCGGGCTAGTGCAAATATTACGAGATGCCGAAGATTATTAGGGGAAAAATGCAGATACACCCTCCAGCGATCATTCGTAATTAATTTCAAGTCTACAAGATCTTTCTATTGAGAAACAGCCGTTGCAATCATGGGTAGTCAATACAATATTCACAATTATCAGGGCAACATCATTTAGGCAAAAAATTAGGAGATTAACATTTAGTATAAACAATATTCGTTTGATCTTCTTTTAACGTATTTCCAGAAATTTTAAAGCTCGTAGTTACTTCAGTTCCCGGTTTCATTTTTGCTATTTGTGGATTTACAAAACTACCCCCATTACCGGTTTCAATTTCATTCTTATAAAAATTCAATTTACCATTTTCAATTTTCCATGCTCCATTATACAAACCATCTTGGGCAGTTCCATCACTTTTTATTATAAGCTTAGTACCATCACTCGCATATTGTGTCTTTCCACTTGGACAGTACGTTCCAACAACGCTTTGGGGTATTATCGAAGCAACTAATCCACCAGCGAATATGACCACTATCAATAATAAAAATACAATTGCTCCCCCTACAATCAGTAAGTTATTTCTACGCGTTTTTTGTTGGTTTCCCTCACTTGGTGTGTTTTGTGCAGGAATGATTATTGGGGGAGGTTCTGTTTTCTTTAGCGATTCACCACATTTCGAACAAAAACCTTTATTATCCGTATTTGGGGTTCCACAACTCGGACAAAATTCCTTAAAAGGTTCAACGGCCATATTTGATAATAAATTCATATATAAATATAATTTTTGATTTCTTTTATGAGCATTAAAGATAGGCCCAATTAGATCATCCCAAACATACTCGGAATCCATTATGAATAAAAGGGGAATTATGTTAAACGCGAATCGGTGTAAATGCACGAAACGTAATAATAGAATAACATGTATTGTGAAATCAGCACTGACGTAAAAGTATCAATTATACCATTTTCCTATATTATTTGCTAATTCAAATCAACAATCAAACACAATATTATCAAATGTGCATTTATGATGCCATGCACTATTTGCTACACTATTTGCTAATGCAGGAAGGATTACTTTTAATGTTGGGCTGATGTAACAACAAGCATCGTATTTCAATCTCACGCCCGTTGGGAACTTAAGTGAAGTGGCGAAAATCGTGCAGGATAAGATCCGGTTATTTCTTTGAGCAAGCGTCTACAAAAAATTTATAATTTTCCCAGATTATTCAATCCAATGATGAGTCTGAATATTGCACAAAGTTGCATGCAGTTGCAACCCAAATGCAACTACTTTATCGACTGTGAAATATGGAATAGTTGCACAGTTGCACACAGTTTTGATACAACTTAATCTATAGCGAATGAAGTAAATTTTAGATAAGAATTTCAATAACATATGGAAATCCTGCAAAAATAATTCCCATGACTGCTAGGGCAATGATAATTAAAACTAACCGACCAAGTGGCATATCAAAAAAATGCAATGTCGTTTTTAGGTCCTCTAATTCATCTGGTTCAAATTTTGTATTGAAAAAACGAGTCGAAAAAAATAATCCAAGGGCAACTAACGTCATAAAAATGGGAGTTAAATTTGTTCCTTTGTTTAAAATGAGAATAATAGGAATAAAAAAAACAAATGCTAATAAACAACATTTACCGATTGATCTTAAGTGGGTGCCAATAATCGGAATTTTTTTCCACGCTTGTGTGTTACTTTCATAAAATAAGCCAATCGATAAAAAAATCATTGCATAAACAGAAAGGGATTGGGCCAAACTCAAATTATCTGTGTTGTTTTTTAGGTTTACAAAAATTAAAATGCCACTTAATCCTGCAAGTAAAAAAGTTGGGGCAAAAAAAGCATAAATAAAAAAAGCAGTTTTTTTATCCACAATCGAAATTGAAATTAATATTGCATATATATTTCTCAATAAAAAGTTCTTCTTAATAATTTTATAAAGCAATGCAACTTATTTACTCCTTCCAATTATTTACGTCGTAAAAACACATTAAAATTAAGTTGCAAAGCCTATGCAACCAGTTTTATCGACTTGAAATGATTGAAGGTTACAGAGTTGCATGTTAATTAAAAAATGCTAACGGATTGCCGTTTTATTTTATTTTTTGGGAAATATTCCGTATATTGTTATTAATTTCTTTCAGACTATCAGATATCTCATGAACATCGTCATTTTCAGATCCTAAATTATGGATAATTGAGAAATCTATGAAGTAATCTTTAGTATATTGTTCATCGAAAGAACCTTTATATGTGACAGAAATATTAAGTTTTGGATAATCTGGATATTTGTAATCAGTTAAACATAGTAATAAAAATTTGAACTCCTGATTTGGACTCATATATGAAATACCATTTTTGATTAAAGGTAAATCCTTCAACAAATTCTCACCTTTTGTTAAACCATAATGAAAATCAGGGCTAACGGCAAATCGTATATTATATGCAATTCCCGGCCCAGTATTTTTGATGATTAGGTCAATTAAATTAATCCATTGTTTTTCAGGAGATATATAAATAGAAATTTCTGGTTGAACTTGAGTTATTCTCATTTTTTTTGTTTCGTTATATAACATAAATGTAAAATAGGCTAGAGCAATCGTCGCAAAAGCGAGAATTACTGTTGAAATTGCTAGGATAAATGTTGAGTTTGGTTCATTGAAGATCGATAAAAACGTAAGATTGTTGCCTAACATAAAAAATCAACTGTTGATTAGATTTTTAAGATTATTATTTTTTTGAAACAATGCAACTTTTAATCCTTCAAGACTATCCTATCGTCGTAAAAATGTGTAAATATCTAGTTGCAATGACTGTGCAACTCGTGCAACTACGCAGCCCTCACAGGGTGACAACTCATAACTATCAACCTTGAAATATGGCTATACATCCATGTTCTCTTTTAAAAAATTCATACGCATTAAATTTAAAAAATGAGGTCTTTAAATACTACAATACGCATTCACGTCTGATGCTGATACAAGGTTCATTTAGTGTATTAAATTAGAAGTATAACCCAGTAGTGATTTTATGCATAATTTTTAAGATTCAATATGGACTTACTTCCATCCAGTCCCCAAAAGTGTAGTCACTTCACGATCGGTGCATTGTATTAATTTCTTGTTTGTAATTTTCCAGCATGAACCGTCAACAATAACGAAAGGGTTGACATTTGATGGAAGTAATCCTTGTGATTCATAACCTCTCAATTCAGAGAGGGACATAGATTGAAGGGATTTTGATCCGATTGTTGGTGCTGATTGACTTGTTGATGATTGATTTGTGCATCCCGTTGTTAATATGAGGAGTAAACAAAAACCGCAGAGAAGTATAATTAGCGATATTTCTTTTTTCATACGTCTGAATTATATTTTTGAGCGATAATGATTTTGTTTTAGTTCTGTCATTTGAGAAAAGATTCCTTTTACTACATTAAATTAGAAGTTAATTCAGCAATGCCCAGTTGCATGTAGGATTTATCAAAAAAGGATAGGTGTGCCATTTTGCATGTTAGTTTAATTTTGTAGAGAGGGTTACTTTGGCTGATGCTGGAATAAACAATCGGTCCGCAACATGGGGCTAGTGCAAACATTACGAGGTGGCGAAGATCATAAAACTGAGTGTGTGAATAATCAAGAGAGCAGTTGTTTAAAAAAAATTTTGGTTGCCAGAAATCTCAGGGTTCTACGTAGGAAATCATACTCTGCAAATATATTACGACGTTAATTAGTACTTTCACACTTCAAATTCATTTCGAAACATTTAGGGTGGTTAACTGAACCAAATAAAAGAATGAAATTATTATATCGACGAAAATTTTTATTTGCAATAATTTTGCTTTTTGCATGTGTAACACCGTGTGTATCGGCATTTACTATATCATCATTTACTGTTAATCCATCAGGAACGCAGACCGCAGGGACTGCAATGACGGTAACAAGTAAAATTGATTTTCCTTTGAGTGGATCAACTACTTTTCCATCTAGTGACAATTTGCAATTGACCACAAATCTTGAAAATCCACAATGGACATATACAATAATTCTTGATGGTATTGAAAACCCAAGACCATCCGTAACCGGACAGACATTATCATTGACGGGATTCGAATTATCTTATAAATCGGGAGTAGCGGAGTCCGTAAGAGTTACGTTAACTGGGACTATCCCTACTAATCCCTCATCGAGTCAAAATTTATTGAAGGTTGTAGAGTACGATTCAAGCAATACCATTATCTCAAGTACCGTATATGCACAAACAATGCCTGTTGCAACAACCTCCCCGACTCCGACACCCACACCATCTGTTGGGAGTATAAGCGTTTCATCTACGCCATCTGGTGCTAACGTCTATGTGGATAATGAATACAAAGGGCTGACACCCGTCACACTGACCAATATTGCAAATGGAAATCGTGTTGTATTAGTCCGCCTTACGGGCTATCAAGATTGGTCACAATCGGTTTCTGTTCTGGGGAATTCAAATTCGCTTTCATCAACACTATTAGCAACAACGACTACGACAACTACCTCCACAGCAACTGCTCCGACAACCGCGGTCACTACTGCTCAACCTACAACGATAGTAACAACGATTCAAACTACGGTTCCAACAACAGAAATAACAACAATCCCCATAACTACAAAGTCAACGCCAACAAAAAAACCAACAACTAAAAAGACATTAACTCCGATACCCACATCCACACCAACACAAGCACCAGTTGGAGTTGAAGTTGCATTGCTGGCGGTTTGTGTTAGTGGACTGCTCCTAGTAAAGAGACGATAATTCTTTTTTTGTATTGTTCTTTGTATTGTAAATTAGCATAGAAAATGAAAGTCTATATTCAGATTAGGAAATCTACCAAATCAGGTTGTCATATGGTTTTAGTCTTTTGTTTAATGTAGTTGGGAATGTAGGAATTGATGTAAGCGCAATATGTATGAATATCATTTTCAATAGCACTCAAAACTATACGAAAAACTATCGTGTGAAATACAACAAGGATATCCGATA from uncultured Methanoregula sp. harbors:
- a CDS encoding zinc-ribbon domain-containing protein produces the protein MDSEYVWDDLIGPIFNAHKRNQKLYLYMNLLSNMAVEPFKEFCPSCGTPNTDNKGFCSKCGESLKKTEPPPIIIPAQNTPSEGNQQKTRRNNLLIVGGAIVFLLLIVVIFAGGLVASIIPQSVVGTYCPSGKTQYASDGTKLIIKSDGTAQDGLYNGAWKIENGKLNFYKNEIETGNGGSFVNPQIAKMKPGTEVTTSFKISGNTLKEDQTNIVYTKC
- a CDS encoding PEGA domain-containing protein, with amino-acid sequence MLFACVTPCVSAFTISSFTVNPSGTQTAGTAMTVTSKIDFPLSGSTTFPSSDNLQLTTNLENPQWTYTIILDGIENPRPSVTGQTLSLTGFELSYKSGVAESVRVTLTGTIPTNPSSSQNLLKVVEYDSSNTIISSTVYAQTMPVATTSPTPTPTPSVGSISVSSTPSGANVYVDNEYKGLTPVTLTNIANGNRVVLVRLTGYQDWSQSVSVLGNSNSLSSTLLATTTTTTTSTATAPTTAVTTAQPTTIVTTIQTTVPTTEITTIPITTKSTPTKKPTTKKTLTPIPTSTPTQAPVGVEVALLAVCVSGLLLVKRR